The Brassica napus cultivar Da-Ae chromosome C7, Da-Ae, whole genome shotgun sequence genome has a segment encoding these proteins:
- the LOC106370158 gene encoding berberine bridge enzyme-like 28, which translates to MESLSFLLSFSFFLLSLSPLVSSHVTNHDDFLNCLSRRINDNTTPSKVIHTSKDSSFFSILDSSTQNQRLSVPTTPKPVSIITPVQATDVQTVIRCARVHGIHVRTRSNGHGYEGQSYVAYNKPFVVIDLRYLRSITFDVDNRTGWVQTGATAGELYYEIGKTTKTLAFPAGTHPTVGVGGQFSGGGYGTLLRKYGLAADNVIDALVVDARGRILDRQAMGEDYFWAIRGGGGSSFGVVLSWKIRLVDVPSTVTVFKVSKTSENQAVQIINKWQYVADKVTDDLFIRATLERSNDNTVQASFSGLYLGPVNDLLVLMEVKFPILGLEAEDCTEMSWIESVLWFADYPKGESLGVLANRERSSLSFKGKDDFVQEPIPESAVRGLWRRLEAPEGSLAKIILTPLGGKMSEIAEHETPFPHREGNLYEIQYLAHWRGEEDKNKRETQKYLNWVDSVYGFMTPYVSKSPRGAYVNFMDIDLGMYLGKEKSKYEEGKSWGVKYFKNNFERLVRVKTSVDPTDFFCDEQSIPALLESLNDM; encoded by the coding sequence ATGGAGTCATTAAGCTTCTTGCTCTCTTTCTCATTCTTTCTTCTGAGTCTTTCtcctcttgtttcatctcatgTCACTAACCACGACGACTTTCTTAATTGTCTTTCTCGCCGGATAAACGACAATACCACCCCATCCAAAGTCATACACACCTCCAAGGACTCTTCTTTTTTCTCCATCTTAGATTCTTCCACACAAAATCAAAGACTTTCCGTTCCCACAACACCTAAACCGGTCTCAATCATCACTCCGGTTCAGGCCACTGACGTTCAAACCGTGATTAGATGCGCGCGGGTGCATGGAATCCATGTAAGGACTCGGAGCAATGGTCACGGCTACGAAGGTCAATCTTATGTCGCGTACAACAAACCCTTTGTTGTCATTGATTTAAGGTATCTTCGGTCTATAACATTTGACGTTGACAACCGGACTGGTTGGGTCCAAACCGGAGCAACTGCTGGAGAGTTGTACTATGAGATTGGGAAAACCACCAAAACTCTTGCTTTCCCGGCTGGTACTCACCCAACCGTCGGCGTGGGAGGACAGTTCAGCGGCGGAGGTTACGGGACATTGCTTAGAAAATACGGTCTAGCCGCGGATAACGTGATCGACGCACTTGTGGTCGATGCACGTGGAAGGATTCTTGACCGGCAAGCAATGGGCGAGGACTACTTCTGGGCGATTCGTGGAGGTGGAGGATCGAGCTTTGGCGTTGTACTGTCCTGGAAGATTAGATTGGTAGATGTTCCGTCGACGGTAACGGTCTTTAAAGTCAGTAAAACATCGGAGAATCAGGCCGTTCAGATCATCAACAAATGGCAGTATGTTGCTGATAAGGTTACTGATGATCTTTTCATCAGAGCAACTTTGGAGAGATCAAACGATAACACGGTTCAGGCTTCATTCAGCGGACTTTATCTTGGTCCGGTAAACGATCTGTTGGTGTTGATGGAAGTGAAGTTTCCAATATTAGGTCTTGAGGCTGAAGACTGTACGGAAATGAGTTGGATTGAGTCTGTATTATGGTTTGCTGATTACCCTAAAGGAGAATCTCTTGGTGTTCTTGCAAACCGGGAGCGCTCGTCTCTATCTTTCAAAGGTAAAGATGATTTTGTCCAAGAACCGATACCTGAATCTGCCGTTCGTGGGCTATGGAGGCGACTAGAAGCGCCTGAGGGCAGTCTTGCAAAGATCATCTTAACTCCACTTGGTGGGAAAATGAGCGAAATCGCAGAGCACGAAACACCATTCCCACATCGAGAAGGGAATCTTTATGAGATTCAGTATTTGGCTCACTGGAGAGGTGAAGAAGACAAGAACAAGAGGGAGACACAGAAGTATCTAAATTGGGTCGACAGCGTTTACGGTTTTATGACTCCCTACGTCTCGAAATCTCCAAGAGGGGCTTATGTTAATTTCATGGATATTGATTTGGGAATGTATCTTGGGAAGGAAAAGTCGAAGTACGAGGAAGGAAAGAGTTGGGGAGTGAAGTATTTTAAGAACAACTTCGAAAGATTGGTGAGAGTTAAAACAAGTGTTGATCCAACAGACTTCTTCTGCGATGAACAGAGCATTCCAGCACTGCTGGAATCCCTCAACGATATGTAA